tatttagtgtttatatgctgtttaatatgacatgtagcctatttgaaatgatgagcgcttcttacattcaccttttcatgtttattaaaatacctttcattcaaatcatatggttttgtttcaatacttcaaaaccaaatgataggtccaggtagtcacaaaaatagatgggtgttggttaaatggtgattttaatgaatggagtgaATTTGGAGCGGCAGTTTCTTTTCCTGTGAGTGAGGAGCGGGATTTCCAACCGCTCAACtctgctcacatactctggtGCAGACACACACTGAGCTATTGAGAGGGTGTGATTGGCAGGACCACTAATAACTGGAAAAATGTATTCGGACAGatctgtaatgtgtgtgtgtgtgtgtgtgtgtgtgtatgtgtgtgtgtgtgtgtgtgtgtgtagatggtctTACCTCAGTTTCAGGCACGCTGTTCCTAATCACACGCATTGCTGCAGAGCTCCGTCTGGTGGTGGACgtcaaactacacacacacacacacacacacacacaccattacaaaTCTGTCAGAAGTATTttctaggcttgggcggtataccgtatataccgtatacaggggtatttggaaatagccacgggatggttttttaATACTGTCAATATCATTTAAAttatttctttgaagtttttttaatacatttgaatatttgtagctactttttaagtaaatacctgtaGTCAACTTGTGTAATACGTTAGGAGACGAAGAACATTGTGTTCTTCAtatcacctgtcacattattacGAAGCTtatggtagtccccagtcacgtgTCACGTGGTGTTTGCTTACAAGCACACAACGAAGAGAGACTGGAGCCTTGTAAGTCACTAACTGTTGTGCAGCATGCGCAAGGTGATCTAATTGCAGTacggaattcacaactaaatgtttgccaacTAGATaacttataactattaagttaactgtctaaaatgtgctaaatgctctgcagttgtgcatttggtttgctaatttagtagctagttcgCTATCTAGCTAaatggttagcttcttccaaaatcaagcattcgcttggtaacagcagagaatccccccATGGATCAAGAGCCTTtctgtctaatatttgttttgtgcgtgcagcaaactgtgagtagcatttttgagttacttgtatacTTATATAGGTTAGGTCAGAAACTTTACAAAATGTTTGCaatgcgctcgttagcatttacttagcattctctatgggattttacatgtacttgttagcattgctaaccttcggattacagAGTATCAGTGGGGTTTGAAAACAGCGGCCCTTGTGTTCAATGCCGATATTACCAAATATCCCggtatggcacaaggtcggtatgaaggtaCAACAATTTGGATATCGCCCAAGCCTACATTTTTCCAGTTACTTGTGGTTGAGAATAGCTGGAGTCTTTTACAGAGATGAACACAGGAAATGCAGTATGTCTGAGCTTAATGTGAAACACATTTGGACACTCTCACTACAGATCCaggcaatcacacacacactctcaacagTTCCAGCCAATCACACACACCCTATAAACAGCTCCAGCCAATCAGAAACCCTCTCACTTTTGCTCCAGTCAATAACAAATTACCTCACTGCAGCTACAGATCTCTACAGTGGGAGCATCTTAAAAGTCTAAAAAcacagcccctctcctctctgcactgATCTAAAAGCAGGGCATAGGTGAAAGCAAAACGGTGTGTGTGTCTTGCCAAGAGTAGAGCACACAGCCGAACAGGATGACAGTTCCAACTCCTGTTACAATCCTCTTGTCGCTCTCTGATCCAGAGTTgaaagggaacacacacactgtcgtATTCACCCCATTAACCTCCAACACTACAATGAGACAGTgtgagaatgagagaaagagagagagagagagagagatagagggacagagagagagagagagagagagagagagagagagagagagagagagagagagagagagagagagagagagagagagagagagagagagagagagagagagagagaaagagagagagagagatatggagatagatagagagagcgagagggacagagagagggagagcgagagagagacagagagagggagggagagagagagagagacagagagcgggagggagatagagagcgagagagagacagagagagggagggagatagagacagagagagggagatagcgagagagagagacagagagagggagggagatagagagagagagagagagagagagagagagagagagagagagagagcgatggagatagagagagcgagaaagagagagagagagagagagagagagagagagggacagagagagggacagagagagggagagggagagagagagagagagcgagggagggagagagagagagagacagagagtgggagggagatagagagcgagagagagagagagagacagagagagggagggagatagagacagagagagggagggagagagagagaaagacatgcaaaaaggggaggaagagagagagaacagtaataAGAAGAGGATCATGTTAATACTGCAAGAGGCACATTGGGCCAAACAGAGCATAGCTTTCGTGGAGGCATTTAAAGTGTAAATTAACAAAATGCAAACACATAAAACCTGTTAATAGGCTATTCGTATAGGCAATGAAACACTAGCGCTCTATGGGCTGAGCCTCCAGTATACTTACTCTCTTTGGGCTTGCTGGAGAAGGCTGAGAAGGTGAGGTACATGACGTACACACTGATCACTCCTGGCTGGAGCAGGCCAGACTTAGGCTGGACTGGATGGAGAACAGATGGACTGTtaccgtatgtgtgtgtgtgtccctgtgtgtgtttgtgtgtgtactcacGTCTCTGTATGAAGGGAGATATAGCCAGCAAAGTAACTATGAGACAGAGGCTGCCGTTGACCCCCAGGAACACTTTGTTGAGCAGACAGGCCTGAGAGTGTGTGTAAAACAGAGCCATGAACACCATAGCTCCTACGGCCACACTGAACAAGACCAAGGTGACCAGAGCCAGCGCTCCATACCACAGACGGTTGTCCTTCACACCTGAACTCCTATTGAGGAGGGAAGgataggaggaagagagagaaggagggaaggatgggaggaagagagagaatgagggaaggatagggggaagagagagaaggagggaaggatgggaggaagagagatgagggaaggatgggaggaagagagagaaggcgggaaggatgggaggaagagagagaaggagggaaggatgggaggaagagagagaaggagggaaggatgggaggaagagagagaaggagggaaggatgggaggaagagagagaaggagggaaggatgggaggaagagagagaggagatagctATATTTTATTCCTGAGGATACTAGGAGACAGGTTTAGGGTTGCTGGTAGATCTTCCACATTTTACTCAGGCAAGCCAACcagacctccccctcccccacgcacacacacacacacacacacacaaacaaacacaaagataCAAATACATTCCCAGTTAGTGAAAATACACAAACAACCTTTAAAATGGTCCCCTTTCATGCTAatttctactgtgtgtgtgtgtgtgtgtgtgtgtgtgtgtgtgtgtgtgtgtgtgtgtctcagagggggagaggaaactGTGAGTGTACACTCCTCTGCCATGTACATCCTGTCTGAAAACTGGACACAGGCCAACCCCTCCCTTGTCCTGTATACAATAagactctctcgctccctctgtttctctctctctctccctctgtttctctctctctccccgtttctctctctccctgtttctctctctctccctctgtttctatctctctccctctgtttctatctctctccctctatttctctctctccctctgtttctctctctccctctctctctccctccctctgtttttctctctctcccactgtttctctctctctccctctgtttctctctctctccctctgtttctctctccctctctctctctctctccctgtttttctctctatccctctgtttctctctctccctctgtttctctctctctctccctctgtttctctctctgtccccgtttctctctctccctgtttctctctctccccgtttctctctctccctgttaactctctctctccctctgtttctatctctctccctctgtttctctctctccctccctctgtttctctctctctcccactgtttctctctctccctctgtttctctctctccctctctctctccctctctctctcccactgtttctctctctccctctgtttctctctctctccctctgtttctctctctctccctctgtttctctctctctccctctgtttctctcactctccctctgtttctctctctctctccttctctctctctccctctctctgtttctctctccctccctctgtcattaTGCATTTATGTGTGACTGTTTTGGCTGAGGACAGAAAGAAAGGCTGCAGGAGAAAGAGAGCTTTATTAGAAgtgtagttgttgttgttctcACCAGTTAGTGTTCCATCTGTGAGCAAACTCCACCAGCAACATGAGCTGGATCAGCAGGAAGAGAAACCCCCCTACAGCTCCCACATACCTCCacactgagggaaggagagagagggggagaggagggggagatagagagggaggaagagagacacagagggagagaggagggggagagaggggagagagacagaggagtagagagagagaggaggagggagagagacagagggagggagggagggagatcacACATTTCAATTATTGCAAAGCTAACCATCAAATATATAATCTCTTGTTCCATATGTTCTACAGGGTGTATACACTTGGCTGCTGCATAACTCCTCGTTTGTCGTCATCACATAGACAACCACAGGGACTAGATTCTCAGGCACGCACTAAAGCCTGCAGCTGCACTGGTCCTCTCCTCTGAAGGGAGCAGATAACagactcctcccctctctttctctctcgtcatTTCCCTTCTCCTTTCTCTCAAAGCTTGTTAAGGAAAGGCATTACAAGTCAAGAACAGTCAAGCTGACCTCTACAGGTAAGTATAGGTGACAGAGATTTGAGGGAGAGGTGCTTATATGAGACACCACAGTGTGATAGAGCAGAGCAGTGCTccagtctccctcctctctgagaGAAGAAAGACTAGCGACAGGAGAGGGACATAAGGGTCCATACCTTCCAGAAAGGTGTCCTGCTCTGGCAGGAAGAATCCTCCAACACAGCAGGCCAACAACACTATACACTTTGGGAACCAAAACctatcagagaaagagagagagagagagagagagagagagagagagagagagagagagagagagagagagagagagagagagagagagagagagagaaacatcactacacagtacacacacacacatacacacacacacacacacacttacccgtTGTGTATGGCGGCGCGGCAGCCGGTGGCAGAGTTGACTCGTAGggtgaagatacagaagaagaagaagaagcaggcCATGCCGAAGCAGACCTTATACACAGCAGAATAACCCACCAAGATCGAGCAGTTCTCCCCAGCCTTCAGCTTCTCACACAGGTCACTGTAGAATGGgatctacaacacagagagagagagagagagagagagagagagagagagagagagagagagagagagagagagagagagagagagagagagagagagagagagagagagagagagagagagagagagagagagagagagagagacatagagagagagacagagagagagacatagagagacatagagagagagacatggagagagagagagagagagagagagagagagagagagagagagagcgagagagagagagtgagagagagttagagagagagagcgagagagacatagagacatagagagacatagagagacatagagagacatggagagagagagagagagagagagagagagagagatggagagagagagagcgagagagagtgagagagagttgagagagagagagagagagagagagttagagaggagagagagagagagttagagagagagagagagagagagagagagacagttagagagagagagagagagagagagagagagagagagagagagagatgtgagatgTGCTCCTGTATGCttctacaccaggggtgtcaaacttatTTTGCCCCACAGACGGCATTCGGTCTTCACCGAGGTCCGGAGGGCTGCATTTaaaatgtgttatattttctTGCGAAAATTTGTGCAGAAAGGAGTCCTCTATCCATAGCATTTGGAATTTtctatgctccctgactgtctagattTTGTTTCGATGACTGttagcaagctggacagagtaaagagactatagatgactgtaagcaagctggacagagtaaagagactatagatgactgtaagcaagctggacagagtaaagagactatagatgactgtaagcaagctggacagagtaaagagactatagatgactgttatcaagctggacagagtaaagagactatagatgactgtaagcaagctggacagagtaaagagactatagatgactgttatcaagctggacagagtaaagagactatagatgactgttatcaagctggacagagtaaagagactatagatgactgttatcaagctggacagagtaaagagactatagatgactgttatcaagctggacagagtaaaGAGACTATAGATGACTGTAAGCAAGCTGGACAGAGTAAAGAGACTATAGAAGACTggtatcaagctggacagagtgaggagactataaatgtaggtccattatcatttctacacagtttcagTTTGTTTGAGTCATTTTAATGTTGATTgagtgggtggcaggtagcttagtggttaagagcattgtgccagtaaccgaaaggttgctggttctaatccctgagccgactaggtgaaaaatctgtcgatgtgcccttgagcaaggcacttaaccataattgctctggataagagcgtctgctaaatgactaaaatgtaattgagatcgtccacccccccaaaaaaaatattctaaaactatatatttttttgaatgggCTCGTGGGCTGGGCTGTATGTTTGACACCTCTGCTCTAGAGGAAGCATTGCACCCTCAGCGAATAGGCTTCAGACAGTTTAGACCTAATAGGTTACATGCTGAGCGTCACACTTCTAATGGAGCAGCAAAAGGAACAGGCAGTGACACCAACCCCTCTTTCTTCCCTCTTTCTTTCCGGCCTGTTACTGAGGCTGTCAGCCACAACAAACAAAGACATGGATGAATCAATTACCAGCCTGCTCTCAGCAGAGACAAcaaatgaaacagagagagagaaagagagagagacagagagagagagagagagagagagagagagagcgagagggaaggaGTATGCCTATAGAAAGTGGATGAGAGTTAGAAAACCAAAACAAGAGTCACTTGAGTAATGTCTATGGGAAATAAAAAGAGCTGCTTCAATGCTGGGAGGAGGGAGTCTCTATAAAAGTGTTTTAAACCAGTGTGGTTAAACCTCTGTAGCGGTGTACTGGTACACAAGTACTAAGTGCTACTGCTCTAtaaaaacaaactaacaaaaaccTCAAAAATCCTTCAGTCTACGTCAATCAGGGCAACAGACTGTTCCACTTCGTAGATTATTGGTTGAGTCTGAAACCCCCAGCATGACTGTACTATAGTCAGGCAGTCACTGGATAGAGCTGTCATAGTTCAGCGCCACAGCCACTGTAAGCGTAGTAGGATACAGAGCAGTTGGCTTGGCAGTAATCCAACAGGCTGTTTTTGTAGTCGTTGTGTGGTGTGATGGAGCAGATTACAATGTCCATAGAGGTTAGATTAGGAGGAGAAGGACTCTCACTGCTGTAAATCTACTGAGAAAAGAccaacactctctcacacacacacacacacacaacgactGTGTTCTCAGCCTTTACACTGCCCACTGCgctgtgtgtgtgactatgtgtgtgttccagtggcGATCCGTCATTCAGGTTTTGAGCCCCACCCATTTTTGTTGCCTgatttgcatgttattttggcattaatacgtgtcacatatcagtttgcaaacgtaggggttggtaatgttctctagttgcgccgtgattggctcagtgttctgtcactcatggggacaaatctacggggagagctcgaaaattcatgccccttgggtgctgccatagagttacatcaGAAGTTCCCATCCaaaaaggctcaaggtcattggccacagataacatgacgtcaaatcacattatatctaccatagctttgattggactgatcatgtcaacatcatactttcaaaatcttagttaGCAAGTTAGaaaagcagtcatcatcatgaatcatgtcgacaatctactggcaaatccttttcaatccttgtcatatgaagagaaattatagataaaacgtatcgatgctcatcggccattggacataaacattacacaacaagttggaaatcgcaaattcaacaatgagtggtttggaaggaatcagtggaaGGAATCAGTAATCAACTGCAAGCgctgcaaagcaatcactagcctgctattcagtggagtgtgtgtgtggtccaagtctgggtttaagggtatcttttccaagcttaaaaggataaacattaacATGACATTCACATGacttcaaaacaactggaaacttggaactgcgaaatctcagacttcagtgagttcaggACAACTGGGAAAAACAAGCTCAGACTGGGAGCTc
The sequence above is a segment of the Coregonus clupeaformis isolate EN_2021a chromosome 16, ASM2061545v1, whole genome shotgun sequence genome. Coding sequences within it:
- the LOC121584943 gene encoding serine incorporator 5 isoform X2, whose translation is MCTPCCIGQLACCCGSAACSCCCGCCPKIKQSTSTRFMYALYFLLVTVICVVMMSPTVEQEMRDHIPFYSDLCEKLKAGENCSILVGYSAVYKVCFGMACFFFFFCIFTLRVNSATGCRAAIHNGFWFPKCIVLLACCVGGFFLPEQDTFLEVWRYVGAVGGFLFLLIQLMLLVEFAHRWNTNWSSGVKDNRLWYGALALVTLVLFSVAVGAMVFMALFYTHSQACLLNKVFLGVNGSLCLIVTLLAISPFIQRLQPKSGLLQPGVISVYVMYLTFSAFSSKPKEMLEVNGVNTTVCVFPFNSGSESDKRIVTGVGTVILFGCVLYSCLTSTTRRSSAAMRVIRNSVPETERARCCFCFGDDTDDYDEEQTGGGQNVLYDEKQGTIYSYTYFHFVFFLGSLYVMMTVTNWFHYDNHKIEKLLDGSWSVFWIKMASCWVCLILYMWTLLAPMVCPKRFEA
- the LOC121584943 gene encoding serine incorporator 5 isoform X1, with product MCTPCCIGQLACCCGSAACSCCCGCCPKIKQSTSTRFMYALYFLLVTVICVVMMSPTVEQEMRDHIPFYSDLCEKLKAGENCSILVGYSAVYKVCFGMACFFFFFCIFTLRVNSATGCRAAIHNGFWFPKCIVLLACCVGGFFLPEQDTFLEVWRYVGAVGGFLFLLIQLMLLVEFAHRWNTNWSSGVKDNRLWYGALALVTLVLFSVAVGAMVFMALFYTHSQACLLNKVFLGVNGSLCLIVTLLAISPFIQRREYTHKHTQGHTHTYGNSPSVLHPVQPKSGLLQPGVISVYVMYLTFSAFSSKPKEMLEVNGVNTTVCVFPFNSGSESDKRIVTGVGTVILFGCVLYSCLTSTTRRSSAAMRVIRNSVPETERARCCFCFGDDTDDYDEEQTGGGQNVLYDEKQGTIYSYTYFHFVFFLGSLYVMMTVTNWFHYDNHKIEKLLDGSWSVFWIKMASCWVCLILYMWTLLAPMVCPKRFEA